The following are encoded together in the Humulus lupulus chromosome 5, drHumLupu1.1, whole genome shotgun sequence genome:
- the LOC133779124 gene encoding uncharacterized protein LOC133779124, producing the protein MTNLRGHKMYCAIRFGFEDSNNKAEYEALLARLRLAQGLKVKGDHQARGPKMVAYLTRVKGYLVQLEGYNIEQIPSERNTHANALTKLASTKDGDILESIPLDYLSRPSITQAECSDDQQPKRIMDRPKYEIPKEWSSIDIQERGSECVDEEEAMKVLYEIHEGKCNNYASGPSKTRKSMRQGCYWPSMEKDANLINALPVRRGGAKYAVVAVDYFTKWVEEEPLIKIMAKKITTFVNKSIIYRYGIPYKIISDNDTQFEGDTFEEYCKEKGIRRSFSDVVLRQANGKVEAINKVLKKNLKMKLEKLKGAWVEELPYVLWTYKITLRSTTGETLFALAYGCEAVLLVEMKVKSFRIQAYEDQVNHAAIAKNLDMLEERRERAQLRVAVYQ; encoded by the exons ATGACTAACCTCAGaggacacaagatgtattgcgCAATAAGGTTTGGATTTGAAGACTCGAACAACAaggcagagtatgaagcactTCTAGCCAGATTGCGGTTGGCCCAGGGTCTAAAG GTGAAGGGTGACCATCAGGCAAGGGGTCCTAAGATGGTCGCATACCTAACAAGGGTAAAAGGCTATCTAGTGCAATTGGAGGGGTATAACATAGAGCAAATCCCAAGTGAGAGGAATACCCACGCCAATGCCCTCACAAAGCTAGCATCCACAAAGGATGGAGATATACTCGAGTCTATACCTTTGGATTACTTATCCAGGCCAAGCATCACTCAAGCAGAGTGTTCAGATGATCAACAACCCAAAAGAATTATGGATCGACCCAAATATGAAATACCTAAGGAATGGAGCTCTATCGACATACAAGAGAGAGGCTCAGAG TGTGTTGATGAAGAGGAAGCAATGAAAGTTTtgtatgaaatacatgagggCAAATGCAACAATTATGCAAGTGGGCCATCTAAGACCAGGAAATCCATGAGGCAAGGGTGCTACTGGCCCTCTATGGAGAAGGATGCAA acttgatcaACGCCCTTCCCGTAAGAAGAGGAGGAGccaagtacgcagtcgtagcagtagattacttcaccaagtgggttgaagaaGAACCTCTAATAAAAATAATGGCCAAGaagatcaccacctttgtcaacaaatcCATTATCTACAGGTATGGAATTCCCTATAAAATCATTTCtgataacgacacccagtttgaggggGACACGTTCGAGGAGTACTGTAAGGAGAAAGGAATAAGGAGGAGCTTCTCAGATGTTGTGCTTCGGCAAGCCAATGGGAAAGTGGAGGCCATTAATAAAGTCCTAAAGAAGAACCTAAAAATGAAGCTAGAGAAActgaagggagcctgggtcgaGGAGCTACCTTATGTGCTTTGGACCTATAAGATCACGTTGCGCTCAACCACTGGTGAGACCCTTTTtgccttagcatatggatgcgaggctgtcCTCCTGGTTGAGATGAAGGTTAAATCCTTCAGGATACAGGCATACGAGGACCAAGTCAACCATGCGGCAATAGCCAAAAACTTAGATATgttagaagaaagaagggaaagggCCCAACTAAGAGTGGCGGTATACCAATAA